Proteins co-encoded in one Cytobacillus sp. NJ13 genomic window:
- a CDS encoding S8 family peptidase, producing the protein MFGFSMIKMVRTHAEKLDLPLRQDLLHLYTPFKWTPCFLHSPLEKVLKKTKSFPVVVEFKADSCFSDAFKECQVVSERHFRTKVNRSFSSISCCSMDMTPAALEDLLSSCSHIQKIYYDREVQALLDVATPSAEAGDVISESSLTGQDVTIAVVDTGVYPHQDLGDRLINFMDFVNERTVAYDDNGHGTHCAGDAAGDGTASGGVYRAPAPNANIIGVKVLDKLGSGSLSTVMAGIQWCIDYNSSLQDDQPKIDIISLSLGSSPVGDPEDDMMVRAVNAAWDAGIVVCVAAGNSGPDAGTISSPGISEKVITVGAMDDRNTPVREGDVIAGFSSIGPTPSGGAKPDIVAPGVNIISLRSPNSYLDKLQKSARVGTDYFSLSGTSMATPICAGVAALILESNRQLKPNQVKEKLMMGAETWGNPQNPNNKYIYGSGYISAKNSILETNNQ; encoded by the coding sequence ATGTTTGGATTTTCAATGATAAAAATGGTTCGAACTCATGCAGAAAAGCTGGATCTCCCCCTGCGCCAAGATTTACTACATCTTTACACGCCGTTTAAATGGACACCTTGTTTTTTGCATTCTCCTCTAGAAAAAGTCCTGAAAAAAACAAAAAGCTTTCCTGTAGTCGTTGAATTCAAGGCTGACTCCTGTTTCTCTGATGCTTTCAAGGAATGTCAAGTTGTTTCTGAAAGACATTTTAGGACAAAGGTAAACAGAAGCTTTTCAAGCATTTCCTGCTGCAGTATGGATATGACGCCAGCCGCATTGGAAGATCTATTATCTTCTTGCTCACATATACAGAAAATATATTATGACCGAGAAGTCCAAGCCCTGCTTGATGTCGCTACTCCCTCTGCAGAGGCAGGAGATGTAATAAGTGAAAGCTCTTTAACAGGACAAGATGTGACCATTGCAGTAGTTGACACAGGAGTGTACCCGCATCAGGATTTAGGGGATCGCCTTATAAACTTCATGGACTTTGTAAATGAACGTACTGTTGCGTATGATGATAATGGCCATGGCACACATTGTGCCGGAGATGCTGCGGGTGATGGTACGGCATCAGGCGGAGTTTATCGGGCACCTGCTCCGAACGCTAATATAATAGGCGTAAAAGTACTTGACAAGCTTGGTTCTGGATCTCTATCCACTGTCATGGCAGGGATACAATGGTGCATTGATTATAATAGCAGCCTTCAAGATGATCAGCCGAAAATTGACATCATCAGCCTGTCACTGGGAAGTTCACCTGTTGGAGATCCTGAGGACGATATGATGGTAAGAGCGGTTAATGCAGCATGGGACGCAGGTATTGTTGTTTGTGTTGCGGCAGGGAATTCAGGTCCGGATGCTGGTACAATTTCCAGTCCTGGCATTAGTGAAAAAGTAATAACAGTCGGGGCAATGGATGACCGGAACACTCCGGTACGTGAAGGTGATGTAATCGCCGGGTTCTCAAGCATTGGGCCTACACCGAGTGGCGGAGCAAAACCTGATATTGTCGCACCGGGTGTTAATATTATTTCACTGCGTTCGCCAAATTCCTATTTAGATAAACTGCAAAAATCAGCTCGAGTTGGCACTGATTATTTCTCACTATCCGGTACATCAATGGCAACGCCAATTTGTGCAGGAGTTGCAGCGTTAATTCTTGAGAGCAATAGGCAGCTGAAACCGAATCAGGTAAAAGAGAAACTTATGATGGGTGCTGAAACATGGGGAAATCCACAGAATCCGAATAATAAATACATCTATGGTTCCGGATATATTAGCGCCAAAAATTCAATCCTTGAAACAAACAATCAATAA
- a CDS encoding TIGR02206 family membrane protein: MSRKFRLHAIANKRIKTPGDAHIMPVSLIRLGVCTMEWFGSSHKSFHFEMFSASHLITLAIFLLISCAIFLYRKKMNGDVWRRVEIGSAISLLLIEILNHVWMIVNGVWKFGRSMPLELCNIGLILCIVLLLTRKKIIFELLFFIAILGATQAIFTPALTYGFPHFRYIHFFYAHMMVVWVALYFLWAIKYYLTFHSVVKLIVFINLLLPVILLINNQMDGNYWFLRHKPKTPSFFDVLGPYPWYIFTLESLLIVICLITWLIMRKREKSNEGRSHF, from the coding sequence ATGAGTCGAAAATTCAGACTTCATGCAATAGCGAATAAACGCATAAAAACCCCAGGCGATGCACATATTATGCCTGTTTCACTAATCAGACTCGGGGTGTGCACGATGGAATGGTTTGGCAGCAGTCATAAGTCTTTTCATTTCGAAATGTTTTCTGCCAGTCATCTTATTACTTTAGCTATCTTTTTACTTATATCATGTGCGATTTTTCTATACCGGAAAAAGATGAATGGTGATGTGTGGAGAAGAGTTGAAATTGGATCCGCCATTTCTTTATTATTGATTGAAATACTGAATCATGTTTGGATGATCGTGAATGGAGTCTGGAAATTTGGCCGATCCATGCCATTGGAGTTGTGTAATATCGGTCTTATTTTATGTATCGTTTTACTATTGACTAGAAAGAAAATTATTTTCGAACTGCTATTTTTTATAGCGATATTGGGTGCCACTCAAGCTATATTTACTCCTGCGCTAACATACGGCTTCCCCCATTTTCGCTATATTCACTTTTTCTATGCCCACATGATGGTTGTATGGGTAGCCTTATATTTTTTGTGGGCCATAAAGTATTATCTAACCTTCCATTCGGTGGTAAAACTAATTGTTTTTATCAATCTGCTTTTGCCTGTCATTCTGTTGATAAACAATCAAATGGACGGAAATTATTGGTTTTTGCGCCATAAACCTAAAACCCCAAGCTTCTTTGACGTGCTTGGTCCTTATCCGTGGTATATTTTCACTTTGGAGAGTTTATTGATTGTCATCTGCTTAATCACATGGCTAATCATGAGAAAACGGGAGAAAAGCAATGAAGGACGCTCTCATTTTTAA
- a CDS encoding flavodoxin: MKVFIGYLSMSGNTEDMASILKKVLASKGCEVDMESLELAEIHSILAYDCIFIGAYTWGDGDLPYEAEDFFEELNDHDLTGIHAACFGSGDYAYPKFCAAVDTLADKLIERGANVFQQRLKIELNPETDEQILECQQFAEAAYEWAVKNEEMEHV; encoded by the coding sequence ATGAAGGTTTTCATTGGATATTTAAGTATGTCAGGAAATACGGAAGATATGGCTTCCATACTGAAAAAAGTTCTTGCATCTAAAGGATGTGAAGTGGATATGGAAAGCCTGGAATTGGCAGAAATTCATAGTATCCTTGCCTATGACTGTATTTTCATTGGTGCTTATACATGGGGGGATGGCGATCTTCCTTATGAAGCTGAGGATTTTTTTGAAGAATTGAATGATCACGATTTAACAGGAATACATGCTGCGTGCTTTGGTTCTGGTGATTATGCTTATCCAAAATTTTGTGCAGCAGTGGATACGCTTGCTGACAAATTGATTGAAAGAGGAGCCAATGTTTTTCAGCAAAGGTTAAAAATAGAACTCAACCCTGAAACAGATGAGCAGATTCTTGAGTGTCAGCAATTTGCCGAAGCTGCCTATGAATGGGCAGTGAAAAATGAGGAGATGGAACATGTTTGA
- a CDS encoding flavodoxin yields the protein MKIGVFYASMSGNTEAIADIISGELKDQNHDVDLEDFMSVQSAAELLNYDLTFIGMYTWGDGDYPDECLDMIEELEQLDLENHSFAIFGSGDTTYPEFCGALDHLRRLIEEQGGTVVGNPLRIEFNPEPEDEEEIKKFVSEALMLKETC from the coding sequence ATGAAAATTGGCGTATTTTATGCAAGTATGTCGGGGAACACTGAAGCAATTGCGGACATAATCTCGGGGGAGCTGAAGGATCAAAATCATGATGTGGATTTAGAAGATTTTATGAGTGTTCAAAGTGCTGCTGAACTGCTAAACTATGATCTTACTTTTATTGGAATGTATACATGGGGAGATGGTGACTATCCTGATGAATGTCTCGATATGATTGAAGAACTCGAACAGCTGGATCTCGAAAATCATTCCTTTGCCATCTTTGGATCAGGAGATACCACCTACCCTGAATTTTGCGGCGCCCTTGATCACCTTCGAAGACTTATAGAAGAACAGGGGGGAACAGTTGTCGGAAATCCCCTGAGAATAGAGTTTAATCCGGAACCGGAAGACGAAGAGGAAATAAAAAAGTTTGTCTCTGAAGCTTTGATGTTAAAGGAAACCTGCTGA
- a CDS encoding FbpB family small basic protein: MKKKTFHKLVEENMKTILKDKDQLEEIYRRIDENILMETEKTRVNQ; the protein is encoded by the coding sequence ATGAAAAAGAAAACATTTCATAAACTAGTAGAAGAAAACATGAAAACTATCCTAAAAGATAAAGATCAATTGGAAGAAATTTATCGAAGGATTGATGAAAATATTTTGATGGAGACAGAAAAAACAAGAGTAAATCAATAG
- a CDS encoding excinuclease ABC subunit UvrA, producing the protein MKQEFIEIFNARVNNLKNIDLQIPKGKITIFTGVSGSGKSSIVFDTIAQEAGRQLNETYSSFQRLFLPKYSRPEADEINNLSTAVVVDQKRLGGNARSTLGTATDINPLLRLLFSRFAEPHIGYSNAYSFNDPSGMCPKCEGIGRIITLNLDAALDKEKSLNEGAILLPGFGPGTWQWKAYAESGFFDIDKKIKDYTEEEFNKLVYAEPQKVTVSYMNNDMNATYEGLAVKFMRQHVKRDKETSKAGEKLLKNFSTMTECPSCGGKRYNEKVLSSTIKGYSIYDLTSMQLDQLINTLPEITPPEAKPIAEGIMERLENLCDIGLGYMDLTRETPTLSGGESQRVKMVKYLSSNLTGLMYIFDEPSTGLHPRDVHRLNELLVRLRDRGNTVLVVEHDPDVIQIADHIVDVGPQAGTHGGEIMYTGSYQDFLSSDTLTANYLNRSAEINADPRQVSEFMESRKSSLHNLKNASLSVPKGVFTVITGVAGSGKSTLVNEVFAKDFPEAIRIDQSPVHANIRSNPATFTGIMNSIRKSFSDANGVESGLFSYNSTGGCPSCGGTGSVEINLSFMDTMEVECSECHGSRFRQDVLQYLYKGKNIVEIMEMSVADAVEFFDAKDIQKKLKALETVGLGYLSLGQPLTTLSGGECQRLKLAKELNTKGNIYILDEPTTGLHMSDVANILEIIHKLVEKGNTVIVIEHNLDVIRKSDWIVDLGPDGGAGGGEILYEGPPAGILECERSVTAQHL; encoded by the coding sequence GTGAAGCAGGAATTCATCGAAATTTTCAATGCCAGAGTGAACAACCTGAAAAATATTGATCTGCAGATTCCAAAAGGAAAGATCACGATATTTACAGGTGTCTCCGGTTCAGGCAAATCATCTATCGTTTTTGATACGATTGCCCAGGAGGCAGGCCGCCAGTTAAATGAGACGTACAGCAGTTTTCAGCGGCTTTTTCTTCCAAAATATAGCCGTCCGGAAGCAGATGAAATCAACAATCTTTCTACTGCCGTTGTAGTCGATCAGAAGCGGCTCGGCGGAAATGCCCGATCCACACTTGGAACCGCTACAGATATTAATCCTCTTCTTCGCCTGTTATTCTCCAGGTTTGCAGAACCTCATATAGGTTACAGCAACGCATATTCATTTAATGATCCCAGCGGCATGTGCCCGAAATGTGAAGGGATTGGGAGAATAATTACGCTAAACCTCGATGCTGCTCTTGATAAGGAAAAAAGCTTAAATGAAGGAGCTATTCTGCTTCCGGGTTTTGGGCCTGGAACATGGCAATGGAAAGCGTATGCGGAATCAGGATTCTTCGATATTGATAAAAAGATTAAAGATTATACAGAAGAAGAATTTAATAAGCTTGTCTATGCAGAGCCGCAAAAAGTTACAGTCAGCTATATGAATAATGATATGAATGCAACCTATGAAGGCCTGGCCGTCAAATTTATGCGGCAGCATGTGAAAAGGGACAAGGAGACTTCAAAAGCAGGCGAGAAGCTCCTGAAGAACTTCAGCACCATGACTGAATGCCCTTCCTGCGGAGGAAAGCGGTACAATGAGAAGGTTCTTTCATCCACAATCAAAGGCTATTCCATTTATGACCTGACGTCCATGCAATTGGATCAGCTAATTAACACCCTTCCAGAGATTACACCACCGGAAGCTAAGCCAATCGCTGAAGGGATCATGGAACGATTGGAAAATCTTTGTGATATTGGGCTTGGCTATATGGATTTGACAAGGGAAACACCAACACTATCGGGCGGTGAATCCCAAAGGGTGAAAATGGTAAAATATTTATCCAGTAACTTAACCGGCCTCATGTACATATTTGATGAACCCAGCACCGGCCTGCATCCGCGGGATGTCCACCGGTTAAATGAATTGCTGGTTCGGCTGCGGGACAGGGGCAATACCGTACTAGTTGTCGAGCATGATCCGGACGTCATCCAAATAGCCGATCATATCGTTGATGTTGGGCCTCAAGCCGGAACACACGGGGGAGAGATTATGTATACCGGCAGTTACCAGGATTTCTTATCTTCTGACACATTAACTGCCAATTATTTAAACCGCAGTGCAGAAATTAACGCAGATCCGAGACAGGTTTCCGAGTTTATGGAAAGCAGGAAAAGCAGCCTCCACAATTTGAAGAATGCGAGTCTTTCAGTTCCAAAAGGGGTTTTTACTGTTATTACCGGAGTAGCGGGTTCCGGGAAAAGCACACTTGTGAACGAAGTGTTTGCAAAAGATTTTCCGGAGGCAATCCGTATTGATCAAAGCCCGGTCCACGCGAACATACGGTCCAATCCGGCAACTTTCACTGGCATTATGAATTCGATTCGCAAATCTTTTTCAGATGCCAATGGAGTGGAGAGCGGGTTATTCAGCTATAATTCGACCGGGGGCTGTCCGTCATGCGGAGGCACTGGGTCGGTTGAAATCAATTTATCTTTTATGGATACAATGGAAGTCGAATGCAGCGAATGTCACGGAAGCCGTTTTAGGCAGGACGTGCTCCAATACTTATATAAGGGAAAAAATATTGTTGAAATTATGGAGATGTCAGTAGCGGATGCTGTGGAGTTCTTTGATGCAAAAGATATTCAGAAAAAACTCAAAGCTCTGGAGACTGTCGGTCTTGGCTATTTGTCATTGGGACAGCCGCTGACTACTTTGTCAGGAGGCGAATGTCAAAGGCTAAAGCTTGCAAAGGAACTGAATACTAAAGGAAACATTTATATACTCGATGAACCAACTACTGGATTGCATATGTCCGATGTCGCTAATATACTGGAAATCATTCATAAATTGGTGGAAAAGGGCAATACCGTTATAGTCATTGAACATAATCTCGATGTTATCCGAAAAAGTGATTGGATCGTTGATTTAGGTCCGGATGGAGGAGCTGGAGGCGGTGAAATCCTGTATGAAGGACCGCCGGCAGGAATTTTGGAATGTGAGCGATCGGTTACTGCACAGCATCTGTAA
- a CDS encoding GNAT family N-acetyltransferase, giving the protein MDKLLKDLKAAGVHSIKSDSGIILEIFQDELICLNKVDYLINRLLTLEESSIEKVKLECPQGILDKLMVTRGKMKVIGERVIFKKQFAECENEKVPPYEVWPLLNKSSIAFLSEVMNFTYELAEKFLKSMKTELPEQADKMFTVYTVNSEPAGAVFPHLEPDRDREGRMFWIGIHPDFKGKGYGKNLHLIGLHRLQYDFKAEKYLGATRADNVEMRKIMETNGCIQESNSVYSLEYSFSGYSRMMDNTRLERI; this is encoded by the coding sequence ATGGATAAACTATTAAAAGACCTGAAAGCAGCAGGTGTACACAGTATAAAAAGTGATTCCGGGATTATTTTGGAAATCTTTCAAGATGAACTAATATGTCTCAATAAAGTAGATTATTTAATAAATAGGCTTCTTACCTTGGAGGAGAGCAGCATTGAAAAAGTAAAGCTGGAGTGCCCTCAAGGAATTTTGGATAAATTAATGGTCACGCGAGGAAAAATGAAAGTGATTGGTGAAAGAGTTATTTTTAAAAAGCAGTTTGCAGAATGTGAGAATGAAAAAGTCCCTCCTTATGAAGTTTGGCCGCTCCTTAACAAAAGTTCCATTGCCTTTTTATCTGAAGTTATGAATTTTACTTATGAACTTGCTGAGAAATTTTTAAAGAGCATGAAGACAGAGCTGCCTGAACAAGCAGATAAAATGTTTACGGTTTATACTGTTAATTCTGAACCGGCTGGAGCCGTTTTTCCTCATTTGGAACCTGACCGGGACCGGGAAGGAAGGATGTTTTGGATCGGCATCCACCCTGATTTTAAGGGTAAAGGGTATGGTAAGAACCTGCATTTAATAGGGCTCCATAGATTGCAATATGATTTTAAAGCAGAAAAATATCTCGGGGCAACCCGCGCCGATAATGTCGAAATGAGAAAAATTATGGAGACGAATGGGTGTATACAGGAGAGTAACTCTGTTTACTCCTTAGAGTATTCATTTTCTGGATACTCAAGAATGATGGATAATACACGGTTGGAGAGAATATAA
- a CDS encoding DUF3221 domain-containing protein codes for MKRVIAFFFLLIALLLLWFMGNLSQQAQVNEGTSTLEGIIVMKENIVLFIEDNGFTKADAETRSVNEIIGNYRSVYKLNNAVLSGLKSGDKVKIWYSEILESFPAQVKVLKIEKL; via the coding sequence ATGAAAAGAGTAATCGCCTTTTTTTTCTTACTAATAGCATTGTTATTGCTATGGTTTATGGGCAATTTAAGTCAGCAGGCTCAGGTTAATGAGGGGACTTCCACTTTGGAAGGAATAATCGTTATGAAAGAAAATATCGTGCTGTTTATTGAAGATAACGGATTTACGAAGGCAGATGCAGAAACACGATCTGTTAATGAAATAATCGGAAATTATAGATCTGTTTATAAATTGAATAATGCTGTTTTGAGTGGATTAAAGAGTGGAGATAAGGTGAAAATCTGGTACTCTGAAATACTGGAATCCTTTCCGGCACAGGTAAAGGTGTTAAAAATAGAGAAATTGTAA